The following coding sequences lie in one Listeria ivanovii subsp. londoniensis genomic window:
- the qoxB gene encoding cytochrome aa3 quinol oxidase subunit I encodes MKWNEFIVTGDPMILGAQISIVLASVGIVVLLTYTKKWKWLMKEWISSVDHKKIGIMYLLAAVLMFFRGGVDALMMRTQLALPDMKFLDAQHYNEVFSTHGTIMILFMAMPFIIGLMNIAVPLQIGARDVAFPFLNNLSFWTFFMGAMLFNLSFVIGGSPDAGWTNYAPLATDFSAGYGINFYLLGVQIAGIGTLMTGINFFVTILRMRTKGMTLMKMPMFTWSSLITSLIIIFAFPVLTVALALMSFDRLFGTAFFTLTNGGLPMMWANLFWVWGHPEVYIVILPAFGIFSEIISTFSRKKLFGYPAMVAAMAVISLLSFLVWVHHFFTMGSGALVNSFFSITTMMIAIPTGIKIFNWLFTMYKGRITFTTPMLWSLAFIPNFVVGGVTGVMLAMAAADYQYHNTYFLVSHFHYVLIAGTVFSCFAGLTYWYPKMVGYRLNEKIGKWFFWIFVVGFNVCFFPQYFLGLDGMPRRIYTYVQGDGWTTLNFISTVGGFLMGIAFLVLCYNIYYSYKNSKREVTGDPWDARTLEWATSSAVPPKYNFAVLPEWNDLDDFWNRIQKGDPYVNDKNYKPIHMPSNTMVGFVMSVFFFIAGFGLVFYWYWLGIIGLIGILGCMVYRSFQNNDGYHVEVDEIKATEEHNARELATGVKEGNPWNL; translated from the coding sequence ATGAAATGGAATGAGTTTATCGTAACCGGCGACCCGATGATCCTAGGTGCACAGATATCTATTGTGCTTGCTAGTGTCGGTATCGTTGTGTTACTAACTTACACAAAAAAATGGAAATGGCTCATGAAAGAGTGGATTTCCTCTGTTGATCATAAAAAAATTGGTATTATGTATTTGCTTGCTGCGGTTTTAATGTTTTTCCGTGGTGGTGTGGATGCGCTGATGATGCGTACCCAGCTCGCTTTACCGGATATGAAATTTTTAGATGCACAGCATTACAATGAAGTGTTTTCTACGCACGGAACTATTATGATTTTATTTATGGCAATGCCGTTTATTATTGGTCTTATGAACATTGCAGTACCACTTCAAATTGGTGCACGTGATGTGGCATTTCCGTTTTTAAATAACTTAAGTTTTTGGACATTCTTTATGGGTGCGATGCTATTTAACTTATCTTTTGTTATCGGTGGTTCGCCGGACGCTGGTTGGACAAACTATGCGCCACTAGCCACAGATTTTAGTGCTGGATATGGAATTAACTTCTACCTTCTAGGGGTTCAAATCGCTGGTATTGGTACACTGATGACGGGAATTAACTTCTTCGTTACGATTTTACGAATGCGTACAAAAGGGATGACTTTAATGAAAATGCCAATGTTTACTTGGTCTTCATTAATTACTAGTTTAATTATTATCTTCGCTTTCCCAGTATTAACAGTAGCTCTCGCGTTGATGTCATTTGACCGATTGTTTGGAACGGCATTCTTCACACTCACGAATGGCGGACTCCCGATGATGTGGGCCAATCTATTCTGGGTTTGGGGGCATCCGGAAGTGTATATCGTAATTTTACCGGCATTTGGTATTTTTTCCGAAATCATTTCCACCTTCTCCAGGAAAAAACTATTTGGTTATCCGGCGATGGTTGCTGCGATGGCTGTTATTTCCTTACTAAGTTTCCTTGTTTGGGTCCATCACTTCTTCACAATGGGGTCAGGAGCGCTCGTTAACTCCTTCTTCTCGATTACGACGATGATGATTGCGATACCGACTGGGATTAAGATATTCAACTGGTTATTTACGATGTATAAAGGGCGAATAACCTTCACAACCCCAATGCTTTGGTCGCTTGCTTTTATCCCTAACTTTGTTGTTGGTGGGGTAACTGGGGTTATGCTTGCGATGGCTGCGGCCGACTATCAATATCACAATACGTATTTCTTAGTTTCGCATTTCCACTACGTATTAATCGCCGGAACCGTATTCTCCTGTTTTGCCGGGCTTACATACTGGTATCCAAAAATGGTCGGTTACAGATTAAATGAAAAAATTGGTAAATGGTTCTTCTGGATTTTCGTTGTTGGTTTTAACGTTTGTTTCTTCCCGCAATATTTCTTAGGACTTGATGGTATGCCTCGTCGTATCTACACTTACGTACAAGGTGATGGCTGGACAACGCTTAACTTCATTTCTACAGTTGGTGGATTCTTGATGGGTATTGCGTTCTTAGTTCTTTGTTATAACATTTACTACAGTTATAAAAACTCGAAACGTGAAGTCACTGGTGACCCGTGGGATGCTCGTACGCTTGAATGGGCTACAAGTTCTGCTGTTCCGCCAAAATATAATTTCGCTGTTTTACCAGAATGGAATGATTTGGATGATTTCTGGAATAGAATACAAAAAGGCGATCCTTATGTGAATGATAAAAATTATAAACCTATTCATATGCCAAGTAACACAATGGTTGGCTTTGTGATGTCCGTCTTCTTCTTCATTGCTGGTTTTGGTCTAGTATTCTACTGGTATTGGTTAGGAATTATTGGACTGATTGGTATTTTGGGATGTATGGTTTATCGTTCATTCCAAAACAATGACGGCTATCACGTTGAAGTGGATGAAATTAAAGCAACCGAAGAACACAATGCACGCGAACTTGCGACTGGTGTAAAGGAGGGTAACCCATGGAATCTGTAG
- the qoxC gene encoding cytochrome aa3 quinol oxidase subunit III, translated as MESVEANKNLPIEYRSEQGRLNILGFWIFLGAEIALFATLFATYFVMRKAGSNAGHPPAEMFELWLVLIMTFLLLTSSFTCGLAIGEMRKGNVKMLTIYSIITLILGAGFVGFELYEFAHYVTEGVTMQVGSYWSAFFVLLGTHGLHVTVGIFWISFILIQIKMHGLTPKTASKVFISSLYWHFLDVVWIFIFTGVYLLGMVN; from the coding sequence ATGGAATCTGTAGAAGCAAACAAAAATCTTCCCATTGAGTACAGGTCAGAACAAGGCAGATTAAATATTCTTGGTTTCTGGATTTTCCTTGGCGCTGAAATTGCTTTATTTGCAACCCTCTTTGCGACTTACTTTGTTATGAGAAAAGCTGGCTCTAATGCGGGGCATCCGCCAGCTGAAATGTTTGAGCTGTGGTTAGTATTAATTATGACATTTTTACTTTTAACAAGTAGTTTTACGTGTGGTCTCGCGATTGGTGAGATGCGCAAAGGCAATGTGAAAATGTTGACGATTTACTCGATTATTACATTGATTCTAGGTGCGGGATTTGTTGGTTTTGAGCTTTATGAATTTGCACACTATGTAACGGAAGGTGTAACGATGCAAGTAGGTTCATACTGGTCTGCATTTTTCGTTTTACTCGGGACGCATGGTCTTCACGTAACGGTTGGGATTTTCTGGATTAGTTTTATTCTGATTCAAATTAAAATGCATGGTTTGACGCCAAAAACAGCATCAAAAGTATTTATTTCCAGTTTATACTGGCATTTCCTTGATGTTGTGTGGATTTTTATTTTCACAGGTGTCTACTTGCTCGGGATGGTGAACTAA
- the qoxD gene encoding cytochrome aa3 quinol oxidase subunit IV, with product MAQNNKSNAAHAEGGIPWKHIVGFALSIILTLLAVWVALYSTLTTNVKVVIIFIFAFIQAALQLLMFMHMTEGRDGKIQIGNILFAAFIAIVVVIGSYWVMEIGHMNHLM from the coding sequence ATGGCGCAAAATAATAAATCAAATGCAGCTCATGCTGAAGGTGGCATTCCGTGGAAACACATTGTTGGCTTTGCGTTATCGATTATTTTAACGCTCTTAGCCGTCTGGGTAGCTCTTTACTCGACGCTAACAACTAATGTAAAGGTAGTTATCATTTTCATCTTTGCCTTCATCCAGGCTGCCTTACAGCTCCTAATGTTCATGCACATGACAGAAGGCCGCGATGGGAAAATTCAAATTGGAAATATTTTATTCGCAGCATTTATTGCGATTGTCGTTGTTATTGGTTCTTATTGGGTAATGGAAATTGGTCATATGAATCATTTAATGTAA
- a CDS encoding 6-phospho-beta-glucosidase, with protein MTESKFPKDFLWGGAVAANQCEGAYLEDGKGLSLVDILPTVEDGRWEALFNPAKALATDYGFYPSHESIDFYHRYKEDIKLMADMGFKCFRMSISWPRIFPNGDEAKPNEKGLAFYDAVFDECHKYGIEPVVTINHFDTPLEVFKKYGGWKNRKCIDFYLNFCEAIFTRYKDKVKYWMTFNEINMILHLPYIGGGLDVTKEENPEEVKYQAAHHQLVASALATKLGHEINPENQIGCMLAAGNTYPMTCNPEDVWKSIGADREGYFFIDVQSRGYYPSYTKRFFKENNINIKMEDGDVEALRDNTVDYIAFSYYSSRLTSADPEKNKETEGNVFATLKNPYLKASEWGWQIDPLGLRITMNTIYDRYQKPLFIVENGLGAVDTVEEDGSINDDYRIDYMREHVREMGEAIEDGVELLGYTPWGCIDLVSAGSGEMKKRYGFIYVDRDNKGNGTLDRSKKKSFDWYKKVIETNGKDID; from the coding sequence ATGACAGAATCAAAATTTCCTAAAGATTTTTTATGGGGCGGGGCAGTTGCTGCAAACCAGTGTGAAGGAGCTTACCTTGAAGACGGTAAAGGACTTTCACTTGTAGATATCCTTCCAACAGTAGAGGACGGACGTTGGGAAGCTTTATTCAATCCAGCGAAAGCGCTTGCTACAGATTATGGTTTTTACCCAAGTCACGAATCCATTGATTTTTATCATCGTTATAAAGAAGACATTAAATTAATGGCGGATATGGGATTCAAATGTTTCCGTATGTCCATCAGCTGGCCACGTATTTTCCCAAATGGTGACGAAGCGAAACCAAATGAAAAAGGATTAGCATTTTATGATGCAGTTTTTGATGAATGTCATAAATACGGCATCGAACCAGTTGTTACAATTAACCATTTTGATACACCACTTGAAGTTTTCAAAAAATATGGTGGTTGGAAAAATCGTAAATGTATCGATTTTTACTTGAATTTCTGTGAAGCGATTTTCACGCGTTATAAAGATAAAGTAAAATATTGGATGACATTTAACGAAATTAACATGATTCTTCATCTTCCGTACATTGGTGGCGGTTTAGACGTTACTAAAGAAGAAAATCCAGAAGAAGTGAAATACCAAGCGGCGCATCACCAACTAGTTGCATCAGCTCTTGCAACAAAACTTGGACATGAAATCAATCCAGAAAACCAAATCGGTTGTATGCTTGCAGCGGGTAACACTTATCCAATGACTTGTAATCCAGAAGATGTTTGGAAATCAATTGGTGCTGATCGTGAAGGATACTTCTTCATTGATGTTCAATCACGCGGTTACTACCCAAGCTATACAAAACGCTTCTTTAAAGAAAACAACATCAACATCAAAATGGAAGATGGCGATGTAGAAGCACTACGCGATAACACCGTAGATTATATAGCTTTTAGTTATTATTCTTCTCGTCTGACAAGTGCAGATCCTGAGAAAAATAAAGAAACTGAAGGCAATGTTTTCGCAACACTAAAAAACCCATACTTAAAAGCAAGCGAATGGGGTTGGCAAATTGATCCACTAGGTCTACGTATTACAATGAATACCATTTATGACCGCTATCAAAAACCACTTTTCATCGTGGAAAATGGCTTAGGTGCAGTGGACACAGTAGAAGAAGACGGTTCAATTAATGATGATTACCGTATCGACTACATGCGCGAACACGTACGCGAAATGGGTGAAGCAATTGAAGACGGCGTAGAACTTCTTGGATACACACCATGGGGATGCATCGACCTTGTTAGCGCTGGCTCTGGCGAAATGAAAAAACGTTACGGCTTTATCTATGTAGATCGTGATAATAAAGGTAACGGAACACTTGACCGCTCGAAGAAAAAATCATTCGACTGGTATAAAAAAGTTATTGAAACAAATGGTAAAGATATCGATTAA
- a CDS encoding C39 family peptidase has protein sequence MGAILNKWGKLLLILGLVFSVFSVATPGHASTKEVVINKQMITTANLNIRASSNTSSKVVGWLTNKTKFKAIAKTSNNWYRLNYKGKKGYVSGKYVKTSGATTPAPKLSTPKIIQMNVPLIVQRPQLPTGCEITNLAMILRYAGKNVDKVKLAKEMKRHKSNPNYGFVGNPFSKSGWTIYPPALVNQVKKYAGSAKNMTGTNLTGIKTQLNKKRPVVAWVSNFHGFSVHAITITGYDKNNFYYNDSWSGQKNARISQSYFNTCWSKQAKRAISY, from the coding sequence ATGGGAGCTATTTTGAATAAATGGGGGAAATTGTTACTTATTTTGGGACTTGTTTTTAGTGTATTTAGTGTTGCTACTCCTGGTCACGCGTCGACAAAAGAAGTTGTAATCAACAAACAGATGATTACAACAGCCAATTTAAATATCCGTGCAAGTAGCAACACATCTAGCAAAGTTGTCGGGTGGCTTACGAATAAGACCAAATTCAAAGCCATCGCAAAAACATCCAACAACTGGTACAGACTTAATTATAAAGGAAAAAAAGGGTATGTATCTGGGAAGTATGTGAAAACATCTGGTGCTACGACTCCCGCACCCAAACTATCAACTCCAAAGATTATTCAAATGAACGTACCTTTAATTGTACAGCGTCCACAACTTCCAACCGGATGTGAAATTACAAATTTAGCAATGATACTACGTTATGCTGGTAAAAACGTGGATAAAGTGAAGTTGGCAAAAGAAATGAAACGTCATAAATCAAATCCAAATTACGGTTTTGTAGGAAATCCTTTTTCTAAGAGTGGTTGGACGATTTACCCACCTGCTTTAGTAAATCAAGTTAAAAAATATGCTGGTAGTGCTAAAAATATGACTGGCACAAATTTGACGGGGATCAAAACACAGTTAAACAAGAAGCGTCCAGTTGTTGCTTGGGTAAGCAATTTTCACGGTTTTTCCGTTCATGCGATAACGATTACTGGCTACGATAAAAATAATTTTTATTATAATGATAGCTGGTCTGGCCAAAAAAATGCCCGAATTTCACAAAGTTACTTTAATACCTGTTGGAGCAAACAAGCGAAACGGGCGATTTCTTATTAA
- a CDS encoding GntR family transcriptional regulator, translated as MAEPKYAVIINDIKRLINDGTFKPGEKIYSEDELKKKYNVSNTTVVRALHELVRAGILARYQGKGTYVSKSIINEQVIFNEYTTIPEGKFNRKTKITNEHTRVVAINEIQDARIAKNLQIPPENMIVHFQRIRLIDDMPWTVQNNYMAKTNLINVDLTDLERFNSLSEVIKELYDINILHEAMKERIQVEFPVKDKNNLKLLGIDEELPLYHIERITYVPEGKPYEYIESYLKHNYYSIEIEKKKQ; from the coding sequence ATGGCAGAACCAAAATATGCCGTAATAATTAATGATATCAAGCGTTTAATCAATGATGGAACGTTTAAGCCAGGGGAAAAAATTTACTCAGAGGATGAACTAAAAAAGAAATATAATGTGAGCAATACCACTGTAGTTCGTGCTTTACATGAATTAGTGCGAGCGGGAATTTTAGCAAGGTACCAAGGGAAAGGTACATATGTAAGTAAATCGATTATTAATGAGCAAGTCATTTTTAACGAGTATACAACGATTCCAGAGGGCAAATTTAATCGTAAAACGAAAATCACCAACGAACACACCAGAGTTGTTGCAATCAATGAAATTCAAGATGCGCGAATTGCGAAAAATCTCCAAATTCCACCAGAAAATATGATTGTTCATTTTCAACGAATTCGTTTGATTGATGATATGCCTTGGACAGTCCAAAACAACTATATGGCAAAAACGAATTTGATCAATGTTGATTTGACTGATTTAGAACGTTTTAATTCTTTATCTGAGGTAATTAAAGAGCTTTATGACATTAACATTCTGCACGAAGCAATGAAAGAAAGAATCCAAGTCGAATTTCCAGTAAAAGATAAAAACAACTTAAAATTACTCGGAATCGATGAGGAACTACCACTTTATCATATTGAAAGAATAACTTATGTGCCAGAGGGAAAACCCTATGAATATATTGAAAGTTATTTAAAACACAATTATTACTCCATAGAAATTGAAAAGAAAAAGCAGTAG
- a CDS encoding PTS sugar transporter subunit IIA, with the protein MDYIIAAHGQYAQEVKKSCHMITGQTTNISAISFTEEMGVADVLQAYMEAYSSENETAIIVDVVGGTPCNAAQIFAGENPKVTILAGLSLGLIIPLSLGENLDEAIRGAKNNIRFVELKPNHMTVSEDGEEED; encoded by the coding sequence TTGGACTATATTATTGCGGCACATGGCCAGTACGCGCAAGAAGTGAAGAAGAGTTGCCACATGATTACTGGCCAAACAACGAATATTTCTGCAATTAGTTTTACGGAAGAAATGGGGGTGGCAGATGTTTTACAAGCCTATATGGAAGCTTATTCAAGTGAAAATGAAACCGCTATCATTGTGGATGTAGTTGGCGGCACCCCTTGTAACGCAGCGCAAATTTTTGCTGGGGAAAATCCGAAAGTAACGATTCTAGCTGGTTTATCTTTAGGATTAATTATTCCGCTAAGTTTAGGAGAAAACTTGGATGAGGCTATTCGCGGTGCAAAGAATAATATTCGATTTGTGGAGCTAAAACCAAATCATATGACAGTAAGTGAGGACGGGGAGGAAGAGGACTGA
- a CDS encoding PTS system mannose/fructose/N-acetylgalactosamine-transporter subunit IIB — protein sequence MGSNGIKHVRIDERLIHGQVATMWTNTIKTNRIMIVDDAVVKSDMEKVALKTAVPSGVKLSILTVKGAANNINNGKYEGQQIFLIVKSPLALRGLVDAGVELPQINVGNMSTKAGSHQIKKSVSVTEENLEDFDYLLKKGIKITAQMVPSEDAVEFASLLKK from the coding sequence ATGGGAAGTAATGGAATTAAACATGTACGAATTGATGAGCGATTGATTCACGGACAAGTAGCAACAATGTGGACAAATACTATCAAAACCAATCGAATTATGATTGTAGATGATGCAGTTGTAAAAAGTGACATGGAAAAAGTAGCTCTGAAAACTGCAGTTCCTTCTGGTGTGAAATTAAGCATTCTCACTGTGAAAGGGGCAGCAAATAATATAAATAATGGGAAATATGAGGGTCAACAAATATTCTTAATCGTTAAGTCGCCACTTGCACTTCGCGGATTAGTAGATGCTGGTGTGGAATTACCGCAAATCAATGTTGGGAATATGTCCACAAAAGCAGGGAGTCACCAAATAAAGAAATCAGTTAGCGTAACGGAAGAAAATTTGGAAGATTTTGATTATTTATTGAAAAAAGGGATTAAAATCACTGCACAAATGGTTCCGAGTGAAGATGCAGTGGAATTTGCTAGTTTGTTAAAAAAATAA
- a CDS encoding PTS mannose/fructose/sorbose/N-acetylgalactosamine transporter subunit IIC — protein MDLAVWQIILLVLLAACTILDALTLVIGLNFPVITGTLTGIIMGDMVLGLAIGATLQLMVLGVGTYGGASIPDFTTGAIVGTVFAVLSGQNAEFAIGLAIPVGLLMVQLDILARFTNTFFLHRIDSNITSGNISAVKRNIWYGALPWALSRALPVFIMLTFGQSVVDFILNEIPDWLMGGLRVAGGILPVVGIAILLRYLPTQKFVAYLIIGFVAAAYLKVPMLGVALIGVALAIIYFKQNFKNPVAAGTNGAALVGEENEDGEYED, from the coding sequence ATGGATTTAGCAGTTTGGCAGATTATATTGTTGGTTTTACTTGCAGCTTGTACAATTCTTGATGCTTTAACATTAGTAATAGGACTTAATTTCCCTGTAATAACGGGGACGCTTACTGGAATCATTATGGGTGACATGGTACTTGGGCTTGCCATTGGAGCGACATTACAATTAATGGTTTTAGGTGTAGGGACATACGGCGGGGCTTCCATTCCTGATTTTACAACTGGAGCAATTGTCGGAACAGTTTTTGCAGTATTATCAGGGCAAAATGCAGAATTTGCTATTGGTTTAGCTATTCCAGTGGGACTTTTGATGGTACAATTAGATATTTTGGCTAGATTTACCAATACATTTTTCTTGCATCGGATCGATTCAAATATTACTTCGGGGAATATCTCGGCGGTAAAACGGAATATTTGGTACGGAGCGTTACCATGGGCGTTATCACGTGCTTTACCAGTATTTATAATGCTGACTTTTGGACAAAGTGTTGTTGATTTTATTCTTAATGAGATTCCTGATTGGCTGATGGGAGGACTTCGCGTCGCTGGTGGAATACTTCCTGTCGTAGGTATCGCGATTCTCCTTAGATATTTACCCACACAAAAATTTGTTGCTTACTTAATTATTGGTTTTGTAGCAGCCGCGTATCTAAAAGTACCAATGCTTGGAGTGGCGCTAATCGGAGTGGCACTTGCAATCATCTATTTCAAACAGAATTTCAAAAATCCGGTAGCTGCGGGAACAAATGGAGCAGCACTAGTTGGGGAGGAGAATGAAGATGGCGAATACGAAGACTGA
- a CDS encoding PTS system mannose/fructose/sorbose family transporter subunit IID has product MKMANTKTEVDFEKVLKKRDLIAANFRWLFGSQICWNYERMMSTGYLYSILPTLRKLYKADDDLKDMMNMHNQFFNTNPMVGGLILGMDMAIEEREKKASKEVVTGLKTGLMGPFAGVGDTIFGVILPTIFGSIAAYMGLQGNVTGVVIWVLVNILVVGARFTLLPLGYKQGAKLVTEFADRLNALTDAAILLGVTVVGALIPTVITATVPFVYKSGKVELKMQDMLDQIMPSLVPVLLVALIYTLLGYKKMTSTKAILLVMVIAIILYNLKILG; this is encoded by the coding sequence ATGAAGATGGCGAATACGAAGACTGAAGTTGATTTTGAGAAAGTCCTCAAAAAACGTGATTTAATAGCAGCCAATTTCCGGTGGTTATTTGGTAGTCAGATATGTTGGAACTATGAGCGAATGATGTCGACAGGTTATCTTTATAGTATTTTGCCAACACTTCGGAAATTATATAAAGCTGACGATGATTTAAAAGATATGATGAATATGCATAATCAGTTTTTCAATACAAATCCAATGGTCGGTGGTTTGATTCTTGGGATGGATATGGCGATTGAAGAACGTGAAAAGAAAGCCTCTAAAGAAGTTGTCACAGGTCTTAAAACGGGACTTATGGGACCATTTGCTGGGGTTGGAGATACTATTTTCGGAGTTATATTGCCTACTATTTTTGGCTCAATTGCAGCTTATATGGGACTCCAAGGGAATGTTACGGGTGTTGTAATATGGGTATTAGTAAATATTTTAGTTGTTGGAGCTAGATTCACCTTATTGCCACTAGGATATAAGCAGGGTGCCAAACTAGTGACCGAATTCGCGGATAGACTTAACGCGTTAACCGATGCGGCAATTTTGCTCGGGGTGACTGTAGTAGGAGCTTTAATACCAACAGTTATCACCGCCACTGTACCATTTGTCTATAAATCAGGAAAAGTGGAACTGAAAATGCAAGATATGCTTGATCAAATCATGCCTTCTTTAGTTCCAGTATTACTTGTAGCGCTAATCTATACACTTTTAGGCTATAAAAAAATGACATCAACAAAAGCAATTTTATTAGTAATGGTTATTGCGATTATTTTATACAACCTAAAAATTCTAGGTTAA
- a CDS encoding SIS domain-containing protein, with amino-acid sequence MGLTFFDKARELTEELEKTQAESIHQAAKLVADSIMNGGIIQAFGSGHSYAAAIEVCGRAGGLIPSKAINDPAGGYYESIEGVGSLLTHRLQAMPNDIFFLISNSGRNPMGIELAEWVKAQGSKLIVVTALDASQTAASRHSSGKLLYEFADVILDNRSVQGDAALELEGLEGKVCGTSSFSAVLLLQQTIYEAVELMLEQGYTPPVYRSANIDGGYEYNFAIEDKFADRIFHY; translated from the coding sequence ATGGGTTTAACATTTTTTGACAAAGCACGTGAATTAACAGAGGAACTAGAAAAGACGCAGGCAGAAAGTATCCATCAAGCAGCAAAATTGGTAGCAGACAGTATTATGAATGGCGGTATTATCCAAGCCTTTGGTAGTGGCCATTCCTATGCGGCGGCAATTGAGGTTTGTGGTCGAGCTGGCGGACTCATTCCATCTAAAGCAATTAATGATCCTGCGGGTGGCTACTATGAATCAATTGAAGGTGTCGGTTCTTTACTTACGCACCGGTTACAAGCGATGCCAAATGATATTTTCTTCCTAATATCTAACTCTGGTCGAAATCCAATGGGAATAGAGCTTGCTGAATGGGTTAAAGCGCAAGGCTCTAAATTGATTGTTGTAACTGCATTAGATGCGTCACAAACCGCGGCTTCTAGACATTCATCTGGAAAACTTTTGTATGAATTTGCGGATGTGATTTTGGATAATCGGTCTGTTCAAGGGGATGCTGCACTTGAGCTAGAAGGATTAGAAGGCAAGGTTTGTGGTACTTCCTCTTTCTCTGCGGTACTTCTTTTGCAACAAACTATCTATGAAGCGGTGGAACTTATGCTTGAGCAGGGTTATACGCCACCCGTTTATCGTAGTGCTAATATCGACGGTGGTTATGAATATAATTTTGCAATTGAAGATAAATTTGCGGATCGGATTTTCCACTATTAA
- a CDS encoding copper homeostasis protein CutC: MVLKEACIENITGLAEVIVAGANRVELCDNLAEGGTSVSYGVAKYVVAFCSDKKVDVMAMVRPRKGDFIYSNAEIAIMCGDILMYKKLGVNGVVFGCVTIDGKLDKLAIKELMQAANGIDVTFHMAFDELADSEKLAAIDWLAEQGIKRILTHGGDGKLLPEETFLTWRKYIDYAGDRLIVLPGGGIKSHNYEWIVKETGAVEIHGTNLFGDS, translated from the coding sequence ATGGTTTTAAAAGAAGCGTGTATTGAGAACATAACGGGGCTTGCAGAGGTAATAGTAGCAGGCGCAAATCGAGTGGAGCTTTGTGATAACTTGGCAGAGGGAGGGACTTCTGTTAGTTATGGTGTTGCAAAGTATGTGGTCGCCTTTTGCTCAGATAAGAAAGTAGATGTAATGGCGATGGTTCGGCCAAGAAAAGGTGATTTTATCTATTCTAATGCAGAAATAGCAATCATGTGCGGGGATATCTTGATGTATAAAAAGTTAGGAGTAAATGGAGTTGTATTTGGTTGTGTAACTATAGATGGAAAACTAGATAAACTAGCTATAAAAGAACTGATGCAAGCAGCAAATGGTATCGATGTGACATTCCATATGGCATTTGATGAATTAGCAGATTCAGAAAAATTAGCTGCGATAGATTGGTTGGCAGAACAGGGGATAAAACGAATCTTAACTCATGGGGGTGATGGGAAATTACTTCCAGAAGAAACTTTTTTAACTTGGCGAAAATATATTGATTATGCTGGGGATCGATTGATTGTTTTGCCTGGAGGAGGAATTAAATCACACAACTACGAATGGATAGTAAAGGAAACCGGCGCCGTGGAAATCCATGGCACTAACTTATTTGGGGATAGTTAA